The region ACTTCTTGTAAGAAGAAGCAACATTGTCAATGCGATCGTTTGCACGCTTAGCTTCTGCTTGAGCATCCATAGCTGCAGCTTTTGCATCTTTAACATCTGCAGAAAGAGCGCCTTGCTCTGACTTAAGTGCGCTAACTTCTGAAGACAGTTGGTCAATTTTGTTACCAAGATTATTATTACTTTCTTCAAGCGCTGTCGTGTTTGCACAGCCACCTAGAAGGGCAGTCATTGCTACACCAGCAATCATAAGTACTTTTTTGTTCATTGGAAAATCCCTTGATATAGGTTGGATTAATTAGCACAGCTGTACAGTACAACTGAACAGGTTAATTATGTCATAGCTAATAGATATTGCTATGAATTTTCACCCTAAGACATGATTACCTTAGTGAATATGTAAAAAAATGCAAGTTGAACAGCATTTTTTTTGGAAAATGACGACATTTGGTTCACACTTTTAATTTATATCGTTATCAAGTAAGCGTTAATTTAGACAAGATTCTTAAATTCGTTTTTAAATTTGGTGATGACTTTAATACGCTCAAGTCGCAGTTGCTGCTTAATTTCAGCACCGAGAAACCCCGCTTCTATGATTGGCTTTACAGCAACTGAATTAGCAGCGTTAAACACCTCTTTCACATACTGAGCTTGCGGGTAAATGTCATGCTCGAAACCTAATCTTCCTTTTGAGTCTGCTTCACAGGCTGTAATCAGTTGCTCAAGCCTATGTGGTTTACGCCATAAGTCAGCCTTGTCAAATATTTTCATTAAGGTTTCGGGACGAAGTTCATTGATATTGTGGATATTTTGGTGTTGATCACACACGAGCAGTGCTAGGTCACGGTAGTCATTTGGCACTTTGATCCGCGCACAAAAGGCTTTGATCACCGCTAAGCCAGTTTGGCCGTGGCCATGATGTTTTGGGAGTGAATCTTTAGGACTTAATGCTTTGCCCACATCATGGAGTAATGCCGCAAAGCGAACGCTATTGTCATTGGATAATTTAGCCGCTTGTTCAAGCACCATCAAGGTATGTATACCAGTGTCTATTTCCGGATGCCACTTTTCTGGCTGAGGGATCCCGAACAGGGCATTA is a window of Shewanella sp. VB17 DNA encoding:
- a CDS encoding Lpp/OprI family alanine-zipper lipoprotein, which encodes MNKKVLMIAGVAMTALLGGCANTTALEESNNNLGNKIDQLSSEVSALKSEQGALSADVKDAKAAAMDAQAEAKRANDRIDNVASSYKK